A genomic region of Streptococcus suis contains the following coding sequences:
- a CDS encoding PBECR4 domain-containing protein, with protein sequence MARFTKEDAKAMSILDVARSLGMEMEQNSNQEWYWVEHDSFKINTRKNRFDWYSRDIHGDVINLVETIKEVDYKQAMHYLRTGEFPQAKMNQPVKEPFNYVLGRFEQPFNEARDYLKEVRGLSDNTINFFGQAGVLAQANKKAPDDYLEPVVVFKSLDKDKQVIGASLQGIVPNKERYEGKGYLKQIAYNSDGLSGMSVDIGTPKRLVFAEAPIDLMSYYEANMDNLSDVRLVAMDGLKAGTVSRYTMELLAELQSKSDYKPDLNKVGEALEKLAQVTTFFQDGKNSDLITLAVDNDKAGRDFIERLQAKGIPVQLDLPPLPEGAIKIDWNDHLKSQKAGMVLEDSLPRDNSRLETVPVNIQSSEKIQELLEQVEELGQTAYFWVTEEDLEQPEEIVSQLDNWFSSEKVDATYKSDLFELVAGDYTYMIEFKDGGISLQNMEDYSQYIYNRIEELGDEVVISELESVIHDFNQVKNSITEGMNKELEALTSALTRDTELLDKQTTRNNEKEQNMALEHESENLAQATEPRFELEFSEIGRPEQPITNLDELQNWILQQFNSRYTDEGYFKTYLHVYSLDNKGQEIARQIRFDIGQGQGDFNPSREHIRDYLVDNGYVHLQKAPLETKATLDSPSKLYLVRLNWSENLGDSPNPLEDFSEGELIPYAEFISVLYRRNEYSSDRGYERTSFDIISPDGEVIVSDFRYDTGSEVRTIAEKLEDSELAKIEEANKEPYKLLAAIDKHLEIPANLSLPEAAIDAISTQYGENSPILPEAEEKMLDWLEQRYPPTSEYFLELHRGFGVAGLKSTLTYDTWEQYIADSPLPETELTKEVEQRTERLLQVRTEIKERLQSEFVPDVLQEIRKAPEQAQGQEKNAEGTIGDFPDKQEAAPLPEATKSQPLNDLSPNQTQPQPLLHFSINEERKSIKKRGYHPASDRDLVKLNRYSTSLKEVAQWYLRELSDSTIHYIYKDNEGVNSLQVTFDKDKFIHLTGIFPYKEGYSADKLLIDFANGQGSFDDILLANKGAAFDKLKVLPELPAIIEANSFYFDDLSDVPKLHSLNMDKAIKSGDEDIVLALRTVDGETFPASLMKLRSGLRNQLDNAEEKTILGIYRERDGVIEQLSINDEYVKDEGREFLSILENRQFEPIHDVPTISLQERFTSLLDGVREFGAEHFRGREGEEFTKFFQLYAQAKENIDQTIKLGIGEKLVNLDSSFYKEWIDDRLHETAGISSVDVLSGRITSTEYQQQIERLYQTYLQQVAPKVEQTEIRIDSDADGLTDKEEIGKGQNPLGDSVPDQAIIANDEPSRATSQKEPAEERTVAQMVAELDTKALSIHLKEGVKNYLNSDQYKNFLTAMSKLHHYSPRNLQLLLAQNPDVSVVASFKKWKEDYGRTVNKGEKSLRVWAPVQVVRKDKVSGEPMLDDNGKVIKDTVFKLVPVFDISQTSGKEFPTPVNVLEGKHEDYANLYRAAKQVSSDNGVTISISDTPGTSRGYYSPMENKIVLQKGMSEQQTLKTLFHEMAHSDLHNLDAKATQDFTRSTKELQAESVAYVVACHYGFDTSEYSFGYLANWTEDAATLSDLEAQLAIIQKEANSLIQRLDQSLEKVVSKTLSADKFTERLSQFKDETKTLQSGLDKEPKKNQPSLNLDQQMK encoded by the coding sequence ATGGCACGATTTACAAAAGAAGATGCCAAGGCGATGTCCATTCTTGATGTTGCTCGATCACTCGGTATGGAAATGGAGCAAAATTCTAATCAAGAATGGTACTGGGTTGAACATGATTCGTTCAAAATCAACACACGCAAAAATCGCTTTGATTGGTATTCACGGGATATTCATGGGGATGTGATTAACCTAGTTGAAACAATCAAGGAGGTTGACTACAAACAAGCTATGCATTATCTCCGTACAGGTGAATTTCCACAAGCGAAAATGAATCAACCTGTCAAAGAACCGTTTAACTATGTTTTAGGACGATTTGAGCAGCCTTTCAACGAGGCACGTGACTACTTAAAGGAAGTCAGAGGGCTATCTGATAATACAATCAATTTCTTTGGCCAAGCAGGTGTCTTGGCACAAGCAAATAAAAAGGCTCCAGATGATTACTTGGAGCCTGTTGTTGTATTCAAAAGCCTTGATAAAGATAAGCAGGTTATAGGGGCAAGTCTCCAAGGGATAGTGCCGAATAAAGAACGATATGAAGGGAAAGGTTATCTCAAACAGATAGCCTATAACTCAGACGGTTTAAGTGGCATGAGCGTTGATATTGGCACGCCTAAACGACTTGTTTTTGCGGAGGCCCCTATTGACCTTATGAGCTACTACGAGGCAAATATGGACAATCTGAGTGATGTGAGGCTGGTTGCTATGGACGGTTTGAAAGCAGGTACGGTTTCACGTTATACTATGGAACTGCTGGCCGAACTCCAGAGCAAGTCTGACTATAAACCAGACTTGAACAAAGTGGGAGAAGCTCTGGAGAAATTAGCCCAGGTCACTACTTTCTTTCAGGATGGAAAGAATAGTGATTTAATTACCCTAGCCGTCGATAATGATAAGGCAGGTCGTGACTTTATTGAGCGGCTACAAGCCAAAGGCATACCAGTACAGTTAGACCTCCCTCCTCTTCCTGAAGGAGCTATTAAAATAGACTGGAATGACCACTTGAAAAGCCAGAAAGCAGGCATGGTATTAGAAGACAGTCTCCCACGTGACAACAGTCGATTGGAAACCGTTCCTGTCAATATTCAATCGAGCGAAAAAATTCAAGAATTACTTGAGCAGGTGGAAGAGCTGGGGCAGACTGCTTATTTCTGGGTAACGGAGGAAGACCTCGAGCAACCGGAAGAGATAGTTTCTCAGCTTGACAATTGGTTTTCGTCGGAGAAAGTAGATGCAACTTATAAGAGTGACTTATTTGAGCTAGTCGCAGGTGATTATACGTATATGATTGAATTTAAGGATGGGGGCATCTCGCTTCAGAACATGGAGGATTATTCTCAGTACATCTACAATCGGATTGAAGAGCTTGGTGATGAAGTAGTCATTTCTGAATTGGAATCCGTTATACATGACTTCAACCAGGTTAAAAATTCAATAACTGAAGGAATGAATAAAGAGTTAGAAGCTCTAACCTCGGCACTTACGAGAGATACTGAACTATTGGACAAACAAACTACTAGAAACAATGAAAAGGAGCAAAATATGGCATTAGAACATGAATCAGAAAATCTGGCCCAGGCCACTGAACCTAGATTTGAGCTAGAGTTTTCGGAAATAGGCAGGCCTGAACAACCAATCACGAACCTTGATGAGTTGCAGAATTGGATTCTTCAACAATTTAACTCTAGGTATACCGATGAAGGTTATTTTAAAACCTACTTACATGTTTATTCGCTGGACAATAAGGGGCAAGAAATTGCTAGGCAAATCCGTTTTGATATTGGCCAAGGACAAGGCGATTTCAACCCGAGCAGAGAACACATCCGTGATTATTTGGTTGATAATGGATATGTTCATTTGCAGAAAGCTCCCTTAGAAACCAAAGCAACACTTGATAGTCCAAGCAAACTGTATCTGGTTCGCTTAAATTGGTCTGAAAACCTTGGAGACTCTCCCAACCCACTAGAAGATTTCTCTGAAGGCGAATTGATTCCCTATGCAGAGTTTATTTCTGTGCTCTACAGAAGGAATGAGTATAGTTCAGATAGAGGTTACGAACGAACCAGTTTTGACATTATCTCTCCAGATGGAGAAGTGATCGTTTCGGATTTTAGATATGATACGGGGTCAGAAGTTCGTACTATAGCAGAGAAGCTAGAGGATTCAGAATTAGCAAAGATTGAAGAGGCGAATAAAGAGCCGTATAAGCTCTTGGCAGCAATTGACAAACATCTGGAAATTCCTGCCAATCTCTCTCTTCCAGAGGCTGCTATCGATGCGATAAGCACACAATACGGTGAGAACAGCCCTATTCTTCCTGAAGCGGAAGAGAAGATGCTGGATTGGCTTGAACAACGCTATCCGCCAACTTCTGAATATTTCCTTGAATTACATCGAGGGTTTGGTGTTGCAGGTTTGAAGTCAACACTTACCTATGATACCTGGGAGCAGTATATAGCTGACTCACCTCTTCCTGAAACAGAGCTCACAAAGGAGGTAGAACAACGTACAGAGCGGCTCCTACAGGTACGGACTGAGATAAAAGAACGCCTTCAGTCAGAATTTGTCCCAGATGTACTTCAGGAAATACGAAAAGCCCCTGAGCAAGCTCAAGGGCAAGAAAAAAATGCCGAGGGTACAATCGGGGATTTTCCTGATAAACAGGAGGCAGCACCTCTACCTGAAGCGACAAAGTCGCAACCTTTGAATGACTTGTCACCAAATCAAACTCAGCCTCAGCCTTTACTTCATTTTAGCATAAATGAAGAGAGGAAGTCAATTAAAAAGAGGGGGTATCATCCTGCTTCAGATAGGGATCTGGTTAAATTAAATCGTTACTCAACATCTCTGAAAGAGGTAGCTCAGTGGTACCTAAGGGAATTGTCGGATAGTACAATCCATTATATCTATAAGGATAACGAAGGCGTTAATAGCCTGCAAGTAACATTTGACAAGGATAAATTTATACATTTAACGGGAATTTTTCCTTATAAAGAGGGGTATTCAGCAGATAAATTACTGATAGACTTTGCAAATGGACAAGGTAGTTTCGACGACATCCTTCTGGCAAATAAGGGGGCGGCATTTGATAAATTGAAAGTGCTCCCCGAGTTACCAGCGATAATAGAGGCAAATTCGTTTTATTTTGACGATCTATCCGATGTTCCCAAACTACACTCCTTGAATATGGATAAAGCTATAAAATCAGGAGATGAGGACATTGTATTGGCGCTGCGTACTGTAGACGGAGAAACATTTCCTGCCAGCTTAATGAAGTTGCGTAGTGGTTTACGCAACCAACTAGATAATGCAGAGGAGAAAACAATCCTGGGCATCTATCGTGAACGTGACGGAGTGATTGAGCAACTATCAATCAATGATGAGTATGTCAAGGACGAGGGGAGAGAGTTCTTATCCATTCTTGAAAATCGTCAATTTGAGCCAATCCATGATGTACCTACAATATCACTTCAGGAACGCTTTACTTCGTTATTGGATGGAGTTCGTGAATTTGGTGCAGAACATTTTCGTGGTAGAGAAGGGGAAGAATTCACAAAGTTCTTCCAGCTTTATGCACAGGCAAAAGAAAATATTGATCAAACTATAAAGCTAGGAATAGGTGAAAAATTGGTCAATCTGGACTCCTCCTTCTACAAAGAATGGATAGATGATCGGTTACATGAGACCGCAGGAATTTCCTCAGTTGATGTTCTTTCAGGACGAATTACGAGTACAGAGTATCAACAACAAATTGAACGACTTTACCAAACTTATCTACAGCAGGTAGCACCAAAAGTAGAACAAACGGAAATCAGAATTGATTCAGATGCAGATGGTTTGACAGACAAAGAGGAAATAGGCAAAGGGCAGAATCCACTTGGAGACTCAGTGCCAGACCAGGCGATAATCGCCAATGATGAACCTTCACGTGCTACCTCTCAGAAAGAACCTGCTGAGGAGAGAACGGTTGCTCAAATGGTGGCTGAATTAGATACAAAAGCCCTGTCAATCCATTTGAAAGAAGGAGTGAAGAACTACTTAAATTCGGATCAGTACAAGAATTTTCTAACTGCTATGAGTAAGCTTCATCATTATTCACCAAGGAATTTACAACTATTATTAGCACAAAATCCCGATGTTTCTGTAGTAGCTTCCTTCAAAAAATGGAAGGAAGACTACGGTCGAACTGTCAATAAGGGTGAGAAAAGTTTGCGTGTCTGGGCTCCAGTTCAAGTGGTCAGAAAGGATAAGGTTTCTGGTGAGCCGATGCTTGATGATAACGGTAAGGTTATAAAAGATACTGTCTTTAAGTTGGTGCCAGTCTTTGATATCTCCCAAACAAGTGGCAAAGAATTTCCTACACCTGTTAACGTACTTGAAGGCAAGCATGAGGACTATGCAAACCTGTATCGAGCTGCAAAACAGGTCTCAAGTGACAATGGAGTAACTATTTCAATTAGTGATACACCTGGTACGAGTAGAGGGTATTATTCCCCAATGGAAAATAAAATTGTCTTGCAGAAAGGCATGAGTGAACAACAAACACTCAAGACTTTGTTCCACGAGATGGCCCACAGTGACCTCCATAATCTTGACGCCAAAGCGACTCAGGATTTTACCAGAAGCACAAAAGAATTACAAGCTGAATCGGTTGCTTATGTAGTCGCATGTCATTACGGTTTTGATACAAGTGAGTACAGTTTTGGATACTTGGCAAACTGGACAGAGGATGCTGCAACATTAAGTGATTTGGAAGCCCAGCTTGCGATTATTCAAAAAGAAGCCAACAGCTTAATACAGCGTTTAGATCAGTCTTTAGAAAAGGTAGTGTCAAAGACACTCTCTGCAGATAAGTTTACTGAACGATTGAGTCAGTTTAAGGATGAAACAAAAACTTTACAATCAGGGCTTGATAAAGAGCCAAAAAAGAATCAGCCGTCACTCAATCTGGACCAACAGATGAAGTGA
- a CDS encoding ParA family protein, with product MKIVSFAAIKGGVGKTTLAFNYGEYLAASGKKVLFIDLDHQCNLSQIYNVYDNEKTVGNVFLGRGEVTILEVKENISLIAGSMNLDWIEASLEHKTNKDMLLYMWLEDNYEKYNLGQFDYIIIDCRPDFSIATKNAIAVSHSVISPIIPSDFGYQAKFNIMNRIEEFRQTAINFQTRESYITAKLLFVANMIKHNTNSSRELLDRIESDDDMIGIIPAKELFNRSTLDKVSLAEMKEEEQLYHKHKKFFDDLDFTFAGISDKI from the coding sequence ATGAAAATTGTAAGTTTCGCAGCAATTAAAGGTGGTGTTGGAAAAACTACCTTGGCATTTAATTATGGAGAATACCTGGCAGCATCAGGCAAGAAGGTCCTCTTTATTGACCTAGATCACCAGTGTAACCTCTCGCAGATTTACAATGTCTATGATAATGAGAAGACAGTTGGGAATGTCTTTCTCGGGCGTGGAGAGGTTACTATCCTTGAAGTAAAGGAGAACATCTCTCTGATTGCTGGCTCAATGAATTTGGATTGGATAGAAGCAAGTCTTGAACATAAAACCAACAAGGATATGTTGCTCTATATGTGGCTAGAAGATAACTATGAAAAGTATAATCTAGGTCAATTCGACTATATCATCATTGATTGTCGTCCAGACTTTTCTATAGCGACTAAAAATGCGATTGCCGTCAGTCACTCTGTGATTAGTCCTATTATTCCTAGCGACTTTGGATACCAGGCAAAATTCAACATCATGAATCGAATTGAAGAATTTAGACAAACAGCTATTAACTTTCAGACTAGAGAAAGTTATATCACGGCCAAGTTACTCTTTGTCGCCAATATGATTAAGCACAACACAAATTCTTCCCGAGAGCTATTGGACAGAATTGAAAGTGATGACGATATGATCGGTATTATTCCAGCTAAAGAATTGTTTAACCGCTCTACTCTGGATAAAGTATCACTTGCAGAAATGAAGGAAGAGGAGCAGCTTTACCATAAGCACAAAAAATTCTTTGATGACTTAGACTTTACCTTCGCTGGTATTTCTGATAAAATATAA
- a CDS encoding plasmid mobilization protein, producing the protein MDYEDKRKRKIQKLIRVDESELALIKKRMASIGLKNFNTYARYMMTAGSITTIDYSELNQLRLEINRIGVNINQITKYINTSEEITAEDLRELLDSLAEIKSLVTSHIDIELERGMEAVRKD; encoded by the coding sequence ATGGACTATGAAGACAAACGAAAAAGAAAAATTCAGAAGTTGATACGTGTAGATGAGTCAGAGCTAGCACTAATTAAAAAGCGAATGGCTTCGATAGGTTTGAAGAATTTTAATACTTATGCACGGTATATGATGACTGCTGGAAGTATCACAACAATTGACTATAGCGAACTCAATCAGCTACGACTTGAGATAAACCGAATTGGTGTGAATATAAACCAGATAACCAAATACATTAACACATCTGAAGAAATAACTGCAGAGGATCTGCGAGAACTTTTAGACAGTCTTGCGGAGATAAAGAGTCTTGTCACTAGTCACATAGATATAGAGTTAGAGAGAGGAATGGAGGCTGTTAGGAAAGATTAA
- the rpsU gene encoding 30S ribosomal protein S21, which produces MSKTVVRKNESLDDALRRFKRAVTKAGTLQETRKREFYEKPSVKRKRKSEAARKRKKF; this is translated from the coding sequence ATGTCAAAAACAGTAGTACGCAAGAACGAATCACTTGATGATGCTCTTCGTCGTTTCAAACGTGCGGTTACTAAAGCTGGTACTCTTCAAGAAACACGCAAACGCGAATTCTACGAAAAACCATCTGTAAAACGTAAACGTAAATCAGAAGCAGCTCGCAAGCGTAAAAAATTCTAA
- the mscL gene encoding large conductance mechanosensitive channel protein MscL: MLKELKNFLFRGNIVDLAVAVVIGGAFGAIITSFVDDIITPLILNPALKAANVQNIADLAWNGVKYGSFLSAVINFLIIGTSMFFVVKAAEKAMPKKVEEPAPAGPTQEELLAEIRDLLKK; this comes from the coding sequence ATGTTGAAAGAATTGAAAAATTTCTTGTTCCGCGGGAACATTGTTGACCTTGCTGTTGCGGTTGTAATTGGTGGTGCGTTTGGCGCTATCATCACTTCTTTTGTTGATGACATCATCACTCCGTTGATCTTAAACCCTGCTTTGAAAGCAGCAAACGTTCAAAACATCGCTGATCTTGCTTGGAACGGTGTTAAGTACGGTAGCTTCTTGAGCGCTGTTATCAACTTCTTGATTATCGGAACTTCAATGTTCTTCGTTGTTAAAGCAGCTGAGAAAGCAATGCCTAAGAAGGTTGAAGAGCCAGCTCCAGCTGGACCAACTCAAGAAGAATTGCTTGCAGAAATCCGCGATTTATTGAAAAAATAA
- a CDS encoding relaxase/mobilization nuclease domain-containing protein — MKYIINDSKTTLDYHVDNDPPYPTQLTPDGEIVTQLVSGHMVMDLAGAGSEFLQVKQMANLQKGRPRDYHLQKEDMVLAHHLIQSFSPDDALTPEEIHELGRQTVLELTGGNHAFVIATHIDQDHIHNHIYFNSTNEVTLNQFRWQKGTKRNFEKISGRLADIAGAKVIDRQTKFFNHTQYQAYQKQNVFKNEIKSRLEFLLKHSTSLEDFKLKAQQLDLAVDFSGKYATYRLLDQPQERNRRDDKLSKKGRYSLESISKRVGLNQVVYPLQLIKETYDKQQAEKEQDFEMRLVIEPWQVDQVTKTGIYVEVDYGLRNQGTIKIPHRCVDQLEDGRYELFVKRTDFFYFINPDQADKNKFVRGDTLLKQLSYHNGEYILNRNPNISKLDQLLKEFDYLSKHNVTDSKQFQELGKSYLEQLDQVEQVLEKIDLAIAKHHKVIASLEAYQLEGGTNRLLAKENLEAMGVSPQLSPDVVKKEITELTVERNALRDKFDHLTKGLKEYKEVKDNSYIRSSKKEREEEREK; from the coding sequence ATCAAGTATATCATAAACGATAGTAAAACCACTTTAGATTATCATGTAGACAATGATCCACCGTATCCAACACAGCTAACACCAGATGGAGAAATTGTTACACAATTGGTGTCTGGGCACATGGTGATGGACTTGGCTGGTGCAGGTAGCGAGTTCCTTCAGGTGAAACAAATGGCCAACCTTCAAAAGGGGCGGCCACGTGATTATCACCTGCAAAAAGAAGACATGGTTTTGGCACATCACCTAATACAATCCTTCTCACCTGACGATGCCTTGACCCCAGAAGAAATACACGAACTGGGGCGGCAAACGGTATTGGAATTGACGGGAGGCAACCATGCGTTTGTCATTGCGACACATATTGACCAAGACCACATACATAATCACATCTACTTTAACTCAACAAATGAAGTGACCCTCAATCAGTTTCGTTGGCAAAAAGGCACTAAGAGAAATTTTGAAAAAATTTCTGGTCGATTAGCAGATATTGCTGGTGCAAAAGTCATTGATCGACAAACTAAATTTTTCAACCATACTCAATATCAAGCCTACCAAAAGCAGAATGTTTTTAAGAATGAGATTAAGTCAAGACTAGAGTTTCTCCTCAAGCACTCCACCTCCTTAGAGGATTTCAAACTCAAAGCACAACAACTAGACCTAGCTGTTGACTTTTCTGGAAAGTATGCCACCTACAGATTGTTGGACCAACCTCAAGAGAGGAATCGACGGGACGATAAACTCTCAAAAAAGGGGCGGTACTCACTAGAAAGTATTTCTAAGCGTGTTGGATTGAATCAAGTGGTCTATCCCTTGCAGCTTATCAAAGAAACGTATGACAAGCAACAAGCAGAGAAAGAGCAAGACTTTGAAATGAGACTTGTTATTGAACCTTGGCAAGTTGACCAGGTGACTAAGACAGGTATCTATGTCGAGGTAGATTATGGACTTAGAAACCAGGGGACAATCAAAATTCCTCATCGTTGTGTTGATCAGTTAGAAGATGGACGGTATGAATTATTTGTCAAGCGGACGGACTTCTTTTACTTTATCAATCCTGATCAAGCAGATAAAAATAAATTTGTTAGAGGAGATACTTTGCTGAAGCAACTGTCCTATCATAATGGAGAGTACATCCTCAATCGGAACCCAAATATCAGTAAGCTAGATCAACTCTTGAAAGAGTTTGATTACCTCTCAAAACATAACGTGACGGACAGTAAACAGTTCCAAGAGTTAGGAAAATCCTACCTTGAGCAGCTAGACCAAGTAGAACAAGTCTTAGAAAAAATTGATCTAGCTATCGCTAAACATCACAAGGTCATTGCCAGTTTAGAAGCGTACCAGTTGGAAGGAGGGACTAACCGCCTGTTGGCCAAGGAAAATTTAGAGGCTATGGGAGTGTCTCCACAATTATCACCTGATGTAGTCAAGAAGGAGATAACTGAATTAACTGTTGAACGAAATGCTCTGAGAGATAAATTCGATCACCTAACCAAAGGATTGAAAGAGTACAAAGAAGTGAAGGACAACAGTTATATCAGAAGCAGCAAAAAGGAGCGGGAAGAAGAACGTGAAAAATAG
- the galE gene encoding UDP-glucose 4-epimerase GalE → MSILVTGGAGYIGSHTVVELLNLGKEVVIVDNLSNASIQVLDRIEEITGKRPTFYQLDVADKQGLRQVFEKENIESAIHFAAFKAVGESVQKPGAYYENNIMSILSLVEVMAEFDVKKIVFSSSATVYGSFNPSPYQEDMPVGVPTSPYGQTKVMCEQILRDIYVSDPDWSISLLRYFNPIGAHESGLIGEDPSGIPNNLMPFVAQVAVGKREFLNIFGNAYDTPDGTCVRDYIHVVDLAKGHVRALEKLDEANQVYTYNLGSGQGTSVLELVNTFIQVTGVDVPYRFAPNRAGDLPSFYANADKALAELNWKTEKTIEDMCRDTWNWQSKNPNGYEG, encoded by the coding sequence ATGAGTATCTTAGTTACTGGCGGTGCAGGTTATATTGGTAGTCATACGGTTGTCGAATTGTTAAATTTAGGTAAAGAAGTAGTAATTGTTGACAATTTATCTAATGCAAGCATCCAGGTATTGGATCGTATTGAAGAAATTACAGGAAAGAGACCGACCTTCTATCAGCTAGACGTAGCAGATAAACAGGGATTGCGTCAGGTATTCGAGAAAGAAAATATCGAGTCAGCGATCCATTTTGCTGCATTTAAGGCAGTAGGAGAATCAGTTCAAAAACCTGGTGCTTATTACGAAAATAATATCATGTCCATTCTCTCATTGGTTGAAGTGATGGCTGAGTTTGATGTGAAGAAAATCGTCTTTTCATCTAGTGCGACTGTTTATGGCAGTTTTAATCCCTCTCCTTATCAAGAGGATATGCCAGTAGGAGTTCCAACAAGCCCGTATGGTCAAACGAAAGTCATGTGTGAACAGATTCTTCGCGACATTTATGTTTCTGATCCAGATTGGTCTATTTCGTTGTTGCGCTATTTCAATCCAATTGGAGCTCATGAGTCAGGCTTGATTGGGGAAGATCCATCAGGCATTCCAAATAATTTGATGCCATTTGTAGCTCAGGTAGCAGTTGGTAAACGTGAATTTCTCAATATTTTTGGAAATGCATACGATACGCCAGATGGGACTTGTGTACGAGACTATATCCATGTTGTTGATTTGGCCAAAGGACACGTACGAGCATTAGAAAAATTAGATGAAGCTAATCAGGTTTATACCTATAACCTAGGTTCTGGTCAAGGAACAAGTGTCTTAGAATTGGTAAATACTTTCATTCAAGTAACAGGTGTAGATGTTCCGTATCGCTTTGCGCCAAATCGAGCAGGAGACCTTCCGTCCTTTTATGCTAATGCAGACAAAGCTCTGGCTGAACTCAACTGGAAAACAGAAAAAACAATTGAAGATATGTGTCGCGATACGTGGAACTGGCAATCGAAAAATCCAAATGGATACGAAGGATAA
- a CDS encoding ISLre2 family transposase, producing the protein MNNFVIDERELLAEFRENTQERFLKYIEQYEAYIAPIMRANGYRRINQVERTVLFTFGEVTFSRSRWTNGVRTRIPIDEKLGLRKHTRFSRELLYYVSKLSTMLSYRQVGIVIETCLGFHVTKDTVLKAIKEAGELLKQREECHINKPSNELQKIKSKFIYVEGDGVMVKCTEKADERRNRELSHFVVHTGRKQISPNRYMLENKKEIVHINYNQAKDDLLDYLYNHFEITPETVLITNSDNGKGYTRRIFLEIAKALGIKRHEHFWDAYHVDEKIRTILKNYPEELTDRLLAAKYSHNKSDAEVVFDTCEAMAENEEEVAKLLHFKYKFLKRFSQTKSAALRGLPTHSLGIMESQHRKLTYRMKKRGMYWSENGACTMARMILLDRLEDLRDLFFGEWQNYSYGRGMSGGEVKKLLPNETDHSLLKIFKQPKKGQLRGLMKLNRTR; encoded by the coding sequence ATGAACAATTTTGTAATTGATGAGAGAGAATTATTAGCAGAGTTTCGGGAGAATACCCAGGAGCGATTCCTGAAATATATTGAGCAGTACGAAGCTTATATAGCACCAATCATGAGAGCTAACGGCTATCGGCGGATTAACCAAGTAGAACGGACAGTCTTATTCACCTTTGGGGAAGTTACCTTTTCCAGAAGCCGTTGGACCAATGGTGTACGCACAAGAATTCCAATCGATGAGAAATTAGGGCTTAGAAAGCATACCCGATTTTCGAGAGAGTTGCTTTATTATGTTTCAAAGTTGTCAACTATGTTATCCTATCGACAAGTAGGAATAGTGATTGAAACCTGCCTTGGATTCCACGTGACTAAAGACACTGTACTTAAGGCTATCAAGGAAGCAGGAGAATTGCTCAAACAAAGAGAAGAATGTCATATAAATAAGCCAAGTAACGAACTTCAAAAGATAAAGAGTAAGTTCATCTATGTTGAGGGTGACGGGGTTATGGTTAAATGCACAGAAAAGGCAGACGAGCGTAGGAATCGGGAATTATCCCATTTTGTAGTCCATACAGGTCGAAAGCAGATTAGTCCCAACAGATATATGCTTGAAAACAAAAAAGAGATTGTCCATATCAATTACAATCAAGCTAAGGATGACTTGTTGGACTATCTCTATAATCATTTTGAAATAACACCAGAAACTGTTCTAATTACAAACTCGGATAATGGTAAAGGCTATACAAGACGCATCTTCCTTGAGATAGCCAAAGCTCTTGGAATAAAAAGGCATGAACACTTTTGGGATGCTTACCATGTGGACGAGAAAATTAGGACTATCCTTAAAAATTATCCTGAAGAATTGACGGATAGGCTATTGGCTGCCAAATACTCTCATAACAAGTCAGATGCAGAAGTTGTATTTGATACGTGTGAAGCTATGGCTGAGAATGAGGAGGAAGTGGCTAAACTTCTGCATTTTAAGTATAAGTTTTTGAAGAGATTTAGTCAGACTAAGTCTGCTGCATTAAGAGGACTACCAACACATTCTTTAGGTATTATGGAATCACAGCATAGGAAACTAACCTACCGGATGAAGAAGAGGGGGATGTACTGGTCAGAAAACGGAGCTTGTACTATGGCTCGAATGATACTACTAGATCGACTAGAGGATTTACGTGACTTATTTTTTGGAGAGTGGCAGAACTATAGTTATGGTAGAGGGATGTCGGGTGGAGAGGTAAAAAAATTACTGCCTAATGAAACAGATCATAGTTTATTAAAAATTTTTAAGCAACCGAAAAAAGGTCAACTACGAGGGCTTATGAAGTTAAACCGAACACGCTAA